The sequence AGGGAGCCGGATGACGGGCCAGGGACCTGGCCGGGGAAATAACCCAGGCAGCTTTCAGGATGACGGATCGGGAACGTGTTTATTTGCAGGGCCGGTCGGTGTGGGCAACCCTGCAAAAGAGAGCCGGCCCCCTGGGGAGCCGGCTCTCTTTTGGAGTAACGGACTTTTACCTGTCCGTTATCTTTTAGTTGAACGAAAGACGCAATCCTATCTGAGCCGACCATGTCTGGCTCAGGGCATATATTGGTCTGTATGTGGTAGTCGGGAATTCATCTGTGCCAGGGATGGTATTGATGGTGAAAATACCGTTGCCGCTGGCATCAACACCCTGGAAGTTCATCAGGTTGTTCTGCACGTTGGTTTCTCCCACACCCCATTCGGAGTTGATCAGGTTGCCGAAGTTCAGCACGTCGAGGTATGCCTGGAGCTTATACCTGTTCGCGCCTGCCTGCAGCATGAAATCCTGGGCTACGCGCAGGTCGAAACGGTGCTGCCAGGGGAATTTGGCGCCGTTACGCTCTGCAACGCTGCCCCGGTTGGCGCTCAGGTAGGGATCCTGGCTGATGAATTCATCAAGAATTGCCCACTGCTGTGCTGCGGTCTGGGTAACCACGCCGCCCTCAACCCTGTCGACCAGGTATGAGTCCTGCAACGAGTTGGGTATATACATAAGGCGTGCCGCACCATCGTTGAACCTGCCCGAGTAGGTGTAGCTGTAGCGGCCCCTCTCGCCTCCGTCATAGATGATCGACACATTGGTGTTGAGCCTGTTGCCAAGGGCCCTGGTATTCAGAGAAAAATGGGCGATAAGCCTGTTTGGCTGGTCAAACCTGGAGAACCCTATCTCAGGATTGTTCCTGTCATCCACAACAACATCCGGCCATAGTGACGCCGCCTGTGAGCCCCCAATCAGTCCGTAATCCTTGGAGACACTCCTGGTGTATGCTACCCGTGCATTGCCGTACTCACCAAAACTGCGCGACAGCTCGCCGGTTATCGATGCATAATACCCTTCATTGATATTTGTAAGAAGTATAACATCGGTAAACGCATTGTTGTCATAGTAAGCATCTGAACTTTCCCAGTATGGGTAGGGATAGGGATTGTTCAACCGGCCGGTAGGTGCAGTTGTGTTAATATTGGCTGCAAGTGGACTGTTTATGTCAAGTGAGTAGATACCCTCAACTGTTGCAACCAGCTCATACGGCAGGGCAATATCGGCCGCAAGGTTTGTACGCCATACCTGGGGAAGCTTGAAGTTCTCGTCGGTGATGGCAAGGTTCCTGGAGACCTGTGCTTCAAGGGTGGCCGGATCGGGACGGTAGTAGGTCACGTCGGGCTGGAAACCCTGCCACTGGGGGTTGTCGCCAACGCCCCACTGGTCGGCTGTCAACCCGTATCCGCCTCTTGTAACCCCGTTGTTGTTAACCTGGTTGGATATCCAAACGAACGGTACGCGACCGCTGAACATGCCTGTGCCACCGCGAACCTGCAGGCTCCTGTCGCCAAACACGTCGTAGTTGAACCCGAAACGGGGCGACCACAGCGGAAGAGCCGGGGGCAGAACGCTCACGTCAGGCACTATCGTCTCGTCCGTTCTTGGATTGGTGAATGTAAGGTTCATGGCATCCAGGTTGGGATTGCTGGGCAGGTCGATCGGATAGAACGGGAAATCGATCCTGAGGCCGAATGTCAGGTTAAGCCTGTCGTTGACCTCAAACCTGTCCTGCGCATAGATGCCGAACTGTCCGAATGCGGTCTCGTCAAGAGGAATGTCGTCCGGCCCCTTGAAGGAATACCCCTGCAGGAAAAGATCAGGCCTTACAGTGGGGTCCTGGTTGATTATAGCATCAACAAAGTTTTCATATGAGTTAAACCGGTAAAGGCCGTTCAGGACGGGGTTAAATGCATTAGCAAAGGTCATGTACTCGAAATTCATCCCGAAGGTGAAATTGTGCCTTCCTGCGTAATATGAAAAGTTGTTGGTAACATTGAAAACATTGTTTGCCAACTGGTTTCCAACCGTAAACAGCTCATTACCCATGGTCATGTAATAAAGCGGTGTATCGCCATCAAACTCCAGCACCTCTATGAACGGGAAGACCTGCCCTCCCGGGACATTTCTGATGGGATCCTCAACCATATTGAATCCTATCCTGAAGTTGTTTGCCATATTGGCGCTTATTATTGTATTAAGCTCTCCTACAATCGAGGTAACATTATTGTCAACCGTGTAGTGGCTGTTACGGAAGTTCATCGCCTCGATTCCAAATCTGTTGGTATTACGGTATCTGAGTGCAGAGGGGTTATACCGGAGGCTGTTTCCGTTAACGGTAATGTCCCTGAAAGCCTCATAGCGGTTGAACCTGACCATCAGGTTGTTGTTGCGGTTAATGTTGAAGTCGATACGGGCATTCAAACGAAGGCCTTCGTTACCGAAATCATATCCTTCATAGGGGCCGGTGTTGTAATCATAAAGGTTCTTCATCTGTTCACGCACAAAATCGAGCTCACTGGCAGGGACCCTTGAAACGGTGAGTCCGTCAGGCTCAAGTCCGGGACGAGCAGCCACTTTCTGCAGTCCGGGATTGGAAGCGGCCTCCTGCTCGACGCTTACAAAGAAAAACAGCCTGTCCCTTATGATCGGGCCGCTTACCGACGCACCCAGTATGCGGGTAAATGCCTCGGCTGCTGTCAGTTCAATATCGCCGATCTGAGTGCCAAGATAACTTTCGTCATTGTAATAGGTGTAGACAGAACCCCTGTACTGGTTACCGCCCCTCCTGGTAATGGCGTTAACGTTTGCGCCCGAGAAGCCTCCCTGACGAACGTCATAGGGAGCCAGGTTGACCTGGACCTCTTCGATGGCCTCAAGGCTCAGGGGATTTGCGCCGGCAAACTGTGCCGTACCCAGTCCGAAGTTATTATTGTATATTATACCGTCAATGGTATAGTTGTTGAACCTGTTGTCCCTGCCTGCAAAGCTGGTACCGCTGCTCTGCGGGGTCAGGCGGGTAAGGTCGTTGATGCTCCTTGAGATGGTCGGCACCGACTCAATGGCTTCTGCATCGATGTTGGTGGCAGTACCCGAGCGTCCCGAGTTGAATGTCCTGTCGGTCATTGCTGTAACAAGGACCTCCTCAAGTGCAACATGATCTTCCACAAGTGTGAAGGCAAAGTTCCTGTCCTCACCAAGACTGAGCCTGATGCCGGTGAGCTCCTCGGTCCGGTACCCGATAAAGCTTACGGACAGCGTGTACGGACCGCCTGTCTGCACGTTGGCCAGGTTAAACCCGCCGTCAAGCCTGGTTGTTGTTCCGTAGGTTGTACCCGTCGGGTTATGAACCGCCATTATTGTGGCGCCGGGAAGCGGCTGCCCCTGGGCGTCCAGAACCCGGCCGTTCATTGCCGCAGTAGTCACACCCTGCGAAAAGGAAGCGGCTGCAATACCTGCAAATGCAAGCATAACAGCCAGTTTTCTCATTATTCTCATAGTTAAGATTTAAGGGTTAATAAATAATTTATACGGATATTGACGAATTTCTGTAAAGAGATTACAAAATTAACCTACGGTGACAAAATACCGTGCCGGATAATATTAAATAATTGTTAAACTGTCTGATGCCGGGACGCCCTGCTGCTTAAACCATAATACCCAGGCGCTTATCAGTATAGCCGCCTATAATCCCGCCGGGCATTACAAAGAAAAGAAATATTGAAGAACAACTGAAGTTGAACATTATTCAAGATATCATCATTTTATCAACAATGATAACGGGGATAATAAAAACAGTAAAAGAGTGTGAAAAACACAAAGAAACTATGGCCGACCTGGCTTTCCAGGGAGTTGTTGGCAAGGAAATTAATGACACAGACTATTAAAAACACATTGTATATAAATATTCTGTAAACTCCGGTTTCTTTAATAATAAATGAATACAACAATATAGTAACGACCAGCCCGGCCAACCCCATGTTGAGCAAAATGTATATATACTGATTATGGGGTTTCATATTTTTCCCTGTTAACGCAGAATCATTTTTTTCCAGACCATATTCCACGGCGTGCAATACACTTCCGGTACCCCAACCCAGTAAAGGGTGTTTAAGAAATGCCTGCCACGAAGCCCTCCAGAGATCAACCCTCTCGGTCAGGACGCTCCAGGCAGGGTCTGTATATGAGGTCTTTTTATAAATATAGACGCCCATCATCATTTGATGGACCCTGATAAACATTCCCGGCCATTTGAGGTACAGGTGATTGGTTGTCCCTTTTTCAACAGCCCGGATGTCACTGTCTGTAAGTTTAACGAACCCCTGCTTGTCTTTCCTGAGCCCTTTTGACGACATGTATCTGTACAATGTGTGCCTCAAATAGTTATTGGATAAATCATGTCCGTAATATTCCAGTTCGCTTCTCTCATTCCACAGATCTTCCAACTCATCGTCTGCTATGTAGATATAGACCAGATGACCATTTTCTCTCAGTATGTTTGCAGTATCATGGAAGTACCGGTTCCCCTGTAAAGTGTATTCCTGTAATGCATGAAAATCTCTTTCAGCCTCAAGATGAGCCAGTTTATACATACTTGCTGATAACCATAGTGCCAAACCGGAAAGAAGTACAACAACAGATGTAACCGATATTTTCAGAAATAAACTCCTGCGGCTCTTTATAATAAGTACCAGCAGGAATAATAAAACACCCGATAAAGATGCCAGCCCCGACAACGACCTGAGATAAAACAGGAAGAAGATCAACCAGCCGGAAATGGCCAGGCAGATAAAATACAAGATCCTGTTGCCGCTGATCTGTTTTATTAACAAGGGTAATTGAAAAGCGGCCAGAAGAAGCATCATGCTATAATATATGGCCGGCACAAATGGAGAGGCATCCCGGAAATCAACAGGTGATTGAAAGATCCTTACCGATAATCCGATAAATGAAACAGTTACAACCGAAGAAATAAAAAGTATCAGGAGTAACCTGATTTGTTTTATATCGGGCATTGGTGATGTCACAATAATTGCGGGCATGAAAAGTAACGGCAATCTAACCAGGAGATCATTGTTAATTGCATAACCGGGATCCTTCGACCACAGCAATCCAATAGCATTTAATCCAAATATCAGGGTAAAAGCGATGGCGGGCTTACTGGATAAGTATTTCTTGATCCTCTCCCTTAAGTCAGGCTCTGCCAGCCAGTTCACGGCAAGCAGCATCAGACTGATGGTTAACATGAAGCGGGAAGCAGGCAGGGATATAACAAGCAGGCAAAAGCCAAGATAGCAGATCCAAAAATGCACTGATCTTCTTGATATGTTAACTCGTTCAATCATACGACCTGAGTCCGGGAATTATTTACGCAAGGCCTGTATAGGAGTAATATGACAACATACTGCATATTGCTACCGGTAAATGTACAGGTTTAATACCATCTTGCTCCGATGCTCCATGATGCTCCTGCCATAATACCGATACTATTGAACAGGTCTCCCTTATCGGCAGCTAAAGCAACTGAAAACTCCAGATTATCTGTTCTCCCGGGCACCCACTTTGTTTCGAGCATGAAATACCATTGCTCCCGGGCAGGATTAAAAAAATAGTCCTCAGGATCATTGTCCGGATCGTAATAACCCCATGTCTGACCAAGGTTTAATCCCTGATAGGTGCCAAAATACTGAACATACGACGTTAACAGCCTGTATGATAAATTCCCGGAAATTTTTCCGTTAATGCCAAAATGGTGTGCAATATTCCTGTTACTGACAAAAAACTGCGAACTGTATGTCCTGGCACCGGGATCTGCCTTATTCAGCTGATAATCTGTCAAAAAGAACGGGGTTCCGAAAGACATCCCGTGGTAAGAGTGCCCGGAGCGATAAACACCGTTATTGTAGTAGTTGTCGCGCCCCCCGTAGGGAAATCCACAGTTTGGTTCTTCGCAGAATGGCGGGTGGTCGCGGGGACCGGGGTCCGGGAGGCCCGGACCGGACTGGTGTTTTGTATATAACAGCTCATAAAGAATGCCTGTTACATAACTGCCGGAAAACGGATTGTTTATGCCCAGGCCCCAAAGCCCGTCAGCCTTATTCTTATAGGTCTGGCCCGAATGGTCCGTAAATATATGCTGGTAGTAGATATGCAGATCTGTTTCGCCAATGTCGGCCCTCAAACCCCAGTCCCATACTCCGGTATGAAAACCCAGGGCGTTTAACTGGTCACCTGTCGGTGCATCTTCATCACCACCTTTTGCCAAAGCAACCTTGATAAAATCAGAAAAACCTGATGGAAGAGGGCCATGTCTCTCCGATTCCCCTCCCCATATAGCCATATGTACAAGTCCGAGATACAATTTCAACCCGGAATTGCCGCCGGTTTGCAGATAAGCTGATTTGTCATGGAAATAGGCGTTACTGGCAAACCTTTCCTTCTCCAGCCAGCCATGGGCAAAGTGCCCCTTGAACTCCAGCCACCCGAAAGAGTAGGGCACTTCCCGGAAATCGGGGACGTATGCCGAAACCCTGGGTACAGGCATGGCGTTACGGCTTATTCCCATTGAGCCGGATGATAATTCACCGAAAGTGATGCCGTGGGTTGATACCATCCGCCCGGCGCTGAAGTACAGAAACCCGGCTTTGGCCTCAACATATGCCTGGTGCAGATAGATCGCCGATCCTTCCGAGGCCCTGGCCACCAGATCAATGCCGCCTCCGATATCAAATATCTTTTCATCTCTGGCCCGCAGTTCGCTGGAAAGCATTGTCAGGGCATTGGCGCTGGCATCATCAAACATCCCAAAACGATTATGGGTGAGCCAGAAAGCCTGATTCCTTTCAGTGCCAACAGTTGAGAAAACACTGATCTCATTGTTAATCCTTTCACGCAGGCTTTGAGCAGTGAGACTGCAACAACCAAAAATTGTAACCACTAAAGAAATTATCTGCAAACGAATCATAAGGAACGATAAAATTACTAAAACATTTAATATAATCTCAAGCCGGTGAAATACTTCACAGTTTTCTTCGACACACAGGGCATATCCGGGCATTCCTGCAACATTGACAAGGGCAACAGCCAGTATGCCATAAGCCGCAGCATGCATCCGGGGCATAAACGGTAAATTACTACAGCACTGTCCTGAACCTCTCAGGAATCTTAATGACCGGTTTTTCGCTTAACATCCCCGGTTTGTTTAGTGCAAAAAATGGCCGGAAAAGGCTCTGCCTCCTTCTCGCAGTCCTGAAGAACTCATCACCATCAATGGCAGTCTTTTTTGAGATCAGGTCGAAGAGCTGGTTCCTTCTGTCAAGATGCCCTGACCAGCCGGCTTTCAGAAGCGACTGGTCACCGGTTTTGTTCATGGAGATATTATGATCAACCATGCCAAAATGAAACAGGAACAAATTCGGATCGATATGGAAGTTCCTCCCTTTGACGCGGTGAAATCCCGAGCCCCATGTAAGCGGAATAGCAGCTACAACGGGTTTGGTGTACCTGGCCGATACATGTGCATAGCTTCTCTGTTCCAGAAAAGGCCGTTCAGGGTCAATCGGCGGTTCAAGTCCGGTATGCTGCCCCACATCCAACCCCAGGGCCGAGAGGGAGGCTGATCGTAACGGCCGCTGAAGGTATGCAGCAAGTGTTTGATCCTGATTGGGGTCAACAACCAGGAATTCATCAATATCATGGGCAATTATGATATCATACCTGTGAAACAATGCCCTGGCAAGGTGTGAGACCAGCCTTGCACGGTTACGGTCTCCCTGCGCCCTGCTGAATTTACGGTGGGGCAGTCTCAGCACATTTATGCTTCCATGCCGTTCAGGTAAAGGCTGATCATGTCCGTCCAGTATCAAAAACAGGTTTTCCGGGCCAAACTGCAGTCCGTAATAATCAATCCATTTATCGACAAAAAAACGATCGTTCCGTGCCATGGATATCACTCCGATCTTTTTCTGGTTGCAGCTTGTCATACGTGGCAAATTAATTCACGGCGAAATTGGTAAAATAAGCAAAAAAAGCCATACTTTTAAAAATAAAAAATGCCGGCAAGCGCCAGTTCCGGAAAAAACCTCCCTGTTGATGTTGTTATTACCTGGGTTGATGGAAATGATCACAGGCTAATTGAAAAAATGGAGCCTTTTTTACAGGGGCAGGACCACCGGAATGATCCGGGCACCAATCTCACACGCTTTGCCTCTGTAAATGAAATCAGGTATTGTGTCTTATCCATCCTTACTTTCGCACCTTTTGTAAGAAACATCTTTATCGTCACCGACGGGCAGGACCCCAACCTCGATGAAGATATCAGGACATGGTTCCCCGAAAGGAGAGGTTCCATCAGGATCGTTGACCATTCTGAAATATTCAGGGATTTTGAAGAATATTTGCCGACTTTCAACTCCAGGTCGATAGAGTGCATGTTATGGAGGATTCCGGGCCTTTCCGACAATTTTGTCTATTTCAATGATGACACCTTTTTAGTCAGGAAGATACGGCCTGAAGACTGGTTCATCGATAACAGGCCTGTTTTGCGCGGAAAATGGTTGCCAATACCCTTACCATGGTTCTTCTGGGATTTTATCAGGAAGACTGTAAATAAGTGCTTCCTGAACAATCCGGATTATCAGCCCAGGCCTTCCTTTCATCTGGGCCAGTGGCTTTCTGCTTCAATTCTCGGAATGAAGTACAGGTATTTCGTATACAGTCATACACCCCATGCGATCGACCGCAGGAGGGTTGAAAAATTTTTTTCCGGCAAAAAGGAATTGCTGGAGAAAAATATTGCATACCGGTTCCGAAATCACAAACAATTCATCTTTGCGGCATTGTCCGGTCATTTGGAGCTTCTTGATGGCAATGAGCAGATCACCAGTCCCGATCTGGCTTACCTCCAGCCGCTTAATCGCCCAAAAAACTATATTGACAAAAAGATCAGATTTTGCGAAAATAACCCCCGCATAAAATTTCTGTGTGTTCAAAGCCTGGAGATGTGCAGAAAAGAGGATCAAAAGAAACTGTTTTCCTGGATGGAGACTCTCCTGCAACTGAATAAGGTTTAATTCGCTGCGGCCCGTCAGAAATTCATTCTCAGGGAAGCTCCCTGCACCTTACCATTTGTAAAGGGTGTTAAGGTCAGATTATTATCAGGCGAATACGCAAGCTTTAAAGTCAGGCTCCCGATCCCGTAACCAATAAGAGACCCCATTACAATGTCAGATGTCCAGTGTGCATCCCTGTATAACCTGGCTAATGAGACGGCAGTTGCAAATCCATAGGCCCCGTAACTTAATTTGGGATACCTGCCTGCAAACACAGTCATAACTGACCATATACCAACCGCATGACCCGAAACGAAAGATTCGTGCCCTTTATCCCTTCTGAACGGATCACGCGGACTGTTGTAGGGACGGCGTCTTGAAACAGTGATTTTTGAAAGTTCGGAAAAGCCAAGACTTACCACCAGGGATTGGAAAGAAAGCAGCATGGTGTCATGAAAATACCTGTCCCCCGAAACGATGCTTATTCCATAGACTCCGGCAAATACAGGGAAAAAGTACTTCCTGTTGCCTGCGTCATTGAGAAAACTTATTGCAAAATGTTCTCCGGCATATATTCTCTCCTGCACAAGATCCCTGATGGACTGGTCCATAGCCAGTGTGGTTGCCAGAACACACAGAACAAAAATGTTTCTTGACAAACCCTCCTCGTCTGATCTGATGATCTCCAGTCCGGCATTGTATGGAATTAACAGAAAATTGGCAAAATACCTTCTTAACTGCAAACTGTCAGTTGATATTTCTCCGGCGCCTTCTTCAAAGAGGCTCAGTCCGCTTTCAATTATCATACTGTCATGCAGAAGAGTCCCTGGTATATTGATCTGTCGCAATAGTACCCCGGCACCTGGATCTTTCCCATAGGCGTTAAAGAATGTGACAGTGAGCCCAAAAAATAGAATTGTCAGATAATTTCGCATAGACCAGTGCTTTTGTCAAATTCCCGGGATCGTCTATTATTTGCATCACCAGGTTAAGCTGCAGGCTCCGGGCAAAGTTAGTCCCCGAAATTCAATAATTCAAAGGTGACCGGTAAAACATGTACCTATTTGTTATTATTTTCGTTATTTCTACTGCCACAAGCCGTGTGATACAGAGCCGAAAAGTTTAATACAGTCAAATAGTGCACGAACAGAATACCAAGCTGCGCCTCTTTGAAAAATCTATTTATCAAAATACTGATCCTCTTCCTGCCGGCAGGTATGTGCGCCCAGGAGCTGTCGGGCCTGCGGGAGAGGGTGTTTAGAGCGGACAGCGATACTGTCATACTCGATACGGCCAGGATCGTCCCCGGCACGATTGAGCTGGCTGCGGAGCACGGACAACCGGTCAGCGACACCCTCTACACTGCCGATCCCCTGAACTCCAGGCTTGTTTTTGATGAAGGCTTCCCTTACCGGGGAAAAATCCTTGCGGCCAGGTACCGTGTTTTTACACTTGACCCGGCCATGACAGCAAGCAGAAAAGATACCGCCATGATAATTCCTGCAGGTCGCGACGATGAGTTCTCCCGCCTCCATCGTTACAGTCCCCCATCCATCCCCGCTGATCTGTGGAGGGAGGAGAGCCTGACACGCAGCGGCAGCATCTCCAGGGGAGTCAGTTTCGGCAACAACCAGGATGTGATAGTCAATTCGAACCTCAACCTGCAGCTATCCGGCAAACTTGACGACAACCTCAACATAGTCGCCAGCATCTCCGACCAGAACATTCCCCTGCAGCCGGAGGGTTATTCAATGCAGATCCATGAATTTGACAGGGTCTTCATACAGCTTTACAACGACAACCTGGCCCTTACCGCAGGTGATTTCGCGGTTAGCGGGGGCGGGGGCATCTTCCTGCCGCTTGAGAGAAAAGCACAGGGATTGCAGTTCTCGTCGGTCACTGAACCGGGTAGCGGACCCTTTACAGAGATAAGCAACTCTGCCACGGCGGCAATTGCCAGGGGACGTTATGCCCGTAACAGTTTTACCGGATCGGAAGGCAACCAGGGCCCCTACAAGCTTACCGGCAACAATAATGAACTCTTCATCATCGTACTGGCAGGGAGCGAAAGGGTGTTTGTTGACGGCCGCCTGCTGACAAGAGGTATCGACGGGCACTACGTGATAGACTACAACCTGGCAGAAATAACATTTACCTCGAACATGCCCATAACCAAAGACAGGCGCATTATTGTCGAGTTCGAATACTCCGACAGGAACTATTCCAGGTACATGCTTTCAAACAGTACCGCCCTGCAAACAGGAAACGGGAATTACTTCATCAACATCTACTCCGAGCATGATGCAAAGAACCAGCCCCTGCTGCAGGAACTTTCAGAAGAAGAGACTAAGCTGCTTGCATCGGTGGGCGACAGCCTGCACAGGGCATGGATCCCCAGGGTCGACAGTGTGGAGTTCAGGAACGATGTGGTCCTTTACGAAAAGACCGATACAATTGTAAACGGGGTAATGTACACCATCTACCGGCACTCTGTCGACCCGGAGAGGGCATTTTACAGGCCCGGCTTCTCCCGTGTAGGCGAGAACAGGGGCAATTACAGGCAGGTCAGGAGCGCTGCCAACGGCAGGGTATTTGAATGGACAGCCCCGGTAAACGGTGTTCCTTCGGGTACCCACGAACCGGTAACCCTGCTTGTCGCTCCCATGAAACAACAGGTGGTCAGCATTGGAGGATCGCACCGGCTGACCGGCAATACCGGTGCATCCTTCGAACTCGCCGTGAGCAATAACGACATGAACACTTTTTCTCAGCTTGACAATGAAGACAATACCGGGATGGCCTTCCGGACCGCCATTGACAGGGCCGTGCCTCTCAGGGATGAGGGCCGTTCCCTGGCAGGAGGTATTGACTACGAATTTGCCGGAAGCAGTTTCAGTACTACTGAAAGATACAAGCCCCCGGAATATGAAAGGGACTGGAACCTGATCGGCCTCCGTGGTGCGGCTGACGAGCATAAGGTGGGCTGGCACGCAGATTACTCGGGCAACATCAGCTATGCGCGCTATCGTGGAGAGCACCTGTCGCTGCCCGGACTCTATGCCGGGTGGCGCAATTCCCTTGATGCATTTGCCATGGCTGCCGGTTTTGAAGGCAATATGAGGCTGAGCTACCTCAACACGGCCACAACCGCCGACGCGACAGGCTTCATGAGGCACGAGACTGAGCTGGCCAGGCCCGTCTGGCGTCTTATAGTTGGTATCCGCAGCGAAGGTGAGGACAACAGGAGAGAAGAGAAGGGCGAAGACACACTCTTGCCGTCAAGCTTTAACTTTCACCAGCGTGAAGTCTTCCTGAAGAACCACGATACCGCAACGTTCCATTTCCGCACAGCCTACCGGGAAAGGGATGACAGGCTGCCGGCAGATGGCCGGATGGAACACTTTTCACTGGCGAGGGAGGTGTCGGCAGGTTTTGTGGCTCTGCCGGCTGCAGGCAACAGGTTGTCGGCCGGAATAAACTATCGCACACTTGAAGTGGACAGCGATAAATTCAGTGACGACCTGCCTGCGCCAACGACCCCGGTTAAAAGCAAGCCCGAAAACTCGCTCAATGGCAGGCTCGAAGCAGACCTGACGGGACTGGAAGGTGCGATAAGGGGTAACCTCTTCTATGAAACGGGATCGGGACTGGAGATGAAGAAAGATTACATGTTCATAGAGGTTGCAAGGGGCCAGGGCACTCATACATGGACCGACTACAATGAGAACGGCATAAAGGAGCTCGACGAGTTCGAACCGGCCGCTTTTCCCGACCAGGCAAATTACATCAGGGTTATGGTGCCGACCGACGATTTTGTGCGCATACGAAGCGGCCAGTTCAGCCAGACACTTCGCCTGGGTGCCCCGCCGTCATGGCAGGATGCAAACGGGGTCAGGAGAATTGTTTCGCTGTTTTCCAGCAATGCTGCCTACCAG is a genomic window of Marinilabiliales bacterium containing:
- a CDS encoding cell envelope biogenesis protein OmpA, with amino-acid sequence MRIMRKLAVMLAFAGIAAASFSQGVTTAAMNGRVLDAQGQPLPGATIMAVHNPTGTTYGTTTRLDGGFNLANVQTGGPYTLSVSFIGYRTEELTGIRLSLGEDRNFAFTLVEDHVALEEVLVTAMTDRTFNSGRSGTATNIDAEAIESVPTISRSINDLTRLTPQSSGTSFAGRDNRFNNYTIDGIIYNNNFGLGTAQFAGANPLSLEAIEEVQVNLAPYDVRQGGFSGANVNAITRRGGNQYRGSVYTYYNDESYLGTQIGDIELTAAEAFTRILGASVSGPIIRDRLFFFVSVEQEAASNPGLQKVAARPGLEPDGLTVSRVPASELDFVREQMKNLYDYNTGPYEGYDFGNEGLRLNARIDFNINRNNNLMVRFNRYEAFRDITVNGNSLRYNPSALRYRNTNRFGIEAMNFRNSHYTVDNNVTSIVGELNTIISANMANNFRIGFNMVEDPIRNVPGGQVFPFIEVLEFDGDTPLYYMTMGNELFTVGNQLANNVFNVTNNFSYYAGRHNFTFGMNFEYMTFANAFNPVLNGLYRFNSYENFVDAIINQDPTVRPDLFLQGYSFKGPDDIPLDETAFGQFGIYAQDRFEVNDRLNLTFGLRIDFPFYPIDLPSNPNLDAMNLTFTNPRTDETIVPDVSVLPPALPLWSPRFGFNYDVFGDRSLQVRGGTGMFSGRVPFVWISNQVNNNGVTRGGYGLTADQWGVGDNPQWQGFQPDVTYYRPDPATLEAQVSRNLAITDENFKLPQVWRTNLAADIALPYELVATVEGIYSLDINSPLAANINTTAPTGRLNNPYPYPYWESSDAYYDNNAFTDVILLTNINEGYYASITGELSRSFGEYGNARVAYTRSVSKDYGLIGGSQAASLWPDVVVDDRNNPEIGFSRFDQPNRLIAHFSLNTRALGNRLNTNVSIIYDGGERGRYSYTYSGRFNDGAARLMYIPNSLQDSYLVDRVEGGVVTQTAAQQWAILDEFISQDPYLSANRGSVAERNGAKFPWQHRFDLRVAQDFMLQAGANRYKLQAYLDVLNFGNLINSEWGVGETNVQNNLMNFQGVDASGNGIFTINTIPGTDEFPTTTYRPIYALSQTWSAQIGLRLSFN
- a CDS encoding phosphatase PAP2 family protein, with product MRNYLTILFFGLTVTFFNAYGKDPGAGVLLRQINIPGTLLHDSMIIESGLSLFEEGAGEISTDSLQLRRYFANFLLIPYNAGLEIIRSDEEGLSRNIFVLCVLATTLAMDQSIRDLVQERIYAGEHFAISFLNDAGNRKYFFPVFAGVYGISIVSGDRYFHDTMLLSFQSLVVSLGFSELSKITVSRRRPYNSPRDPFRRDKGHESFVSGHAVGIWSVMTVFAGRYPKLSYGAYGFATAVSLARLYRDAHWTSDIVMGSLIGYGIGSLTLKLAYSPDNNLTLTPFTNGKVQGASLRMNF
- a CDS encoding glycosyltransferase family 2 protein, giving the protein MTSCNQKKIGVISMARNDRFFVDKWIDYYGLQFGPENLFLILDGHDQPLPERHGSINVLRLPHRKFSRAQGDRNRARLVSHLARALFHRYDIIIAHDIDEFLVVDPNQDQTLAAYLQRPLRSASLSALGLDVGQHTGLEPPIDPERPFLEQRSYAHVSARYTKPVVAAIPLTWGSGFHRVKGRNFHIDPNLFLFHFGMVDHNISMNKTGDQSLLKAGWSGHLDRRNQLFDLISKKTAIDGDEFFRTARRRQSLFRPFFALNKPGMLSEKPVIKIPERFRTVL
- a CDS encoding capsular biosynthesis protein, which gives rise to MPASASSGKNLPVDVVITWVDGNDHRLIEKMEPFLQGQDHRNDPGTNLTRFASVNEIRYCVLSILTFAPFVRNIFIVTDGQDPNLDEDIRTWFPERRGSIRIVDHSEIFRDFEEYLPTFNSRSIECMLWRIPGLSDNFVYFNDDTFLVRKIRPEDWFIDNRPVLRGKWLPIPLPWFFWDFIRKTVNKCFLNNPDYQPRPSFHLGQWLSASILGMKYRYFVYSHTPHAIDRRRVEKFFSGKKELLEKNIAYRFRNHKQFIFAALSGHLELLDGNEQITSPDLAYLQPLNRPKNYIDKKIRFCENNPRIKFLCVQSLEMCRKEDQKKLFSWMETLLQLNKV
- a CDS encoding O-antigen ligase family protein, which codes for MIERVNISRRSVHFWICYLGFCLLVISLPASRFMLTISLMLLAVNWLAEPDLRERIKKYLSSKPAIAFTLIFGLNAIGLLWSKDPGYAINNDLLVRLPLLFMPAIIVTSPMPDIKQIRLLLILFISSVVTVSFIGLSVRIFQSPVDFRDASPFVPAIYYSMMLLLAAFQLPLLIKQISGNRILYFICLAISGWLIFFLFYLRSLSGLASLSGVLLFLLVLIIKSRRSLFLKISVTSVVVLLSGLALWLSASMYKLAHLEAERDFHALQEYTLQGNRYFHDTANILRENGHLVYIYIADDELEDLWNERSELEYYGHDLSNNYLRHTLYRYMSSKGLRKDKQGFVKLTDSDIRAVEKGTTNHLYLKWPGMFIRVHQMMMGVYIYKKTSYTDPAWSVLTERVDLWRASWQAFLKHPLLGWGTGSVLHAVEYGLEKNDSALTGKNMKPHNQYIYILLNMGLAGLVVTILLYSFIIKETGVYRIFIYNVFLIVCVINFLANNSLESQVGHSFFVFFTLFYCFYYPRYHC